TGAATTAAACATTAtaaggcaaataattcatattttatcaaggttttcaatagcaACGCACATGACCACGAATTGTCATGAGTCAGCAGAGGTACAAAtttgcaatgattgcagttcttcTAGTTGAGCGTAATTGTTcgtattagttgactgttagtagttcaagttgacttaagtacgagcttgtaaaagtatgaatggacttgcttccctggaaagaaaactgagtttgtgatttacagtacaaaagttatgagacacaaatcagacaaatgttttCTTCTACAGGGATCAATGATGGGGTCTGACTGACCTGTCCATAGTAAATGTGAATGACTCCCACCTTCACCCCAAGTCCATGATGTCtaagttttgaataaaatgacagGTGTAAGGGTCTAGCAAAGCGAGATGCATATGGTCGCCTATGAGATTGaccttgtatgtcattcaatctttttgaaatgaaaaacaggaatgaatatggtttaggcaagttctcaaaacacacacaagagggtgtggggtgaccctagggacaatccctatttttcatttgattttttatattgtaccatacatgaatatatatggtttatgggtgtggatctcgaccgttatcaagttttcaaacatgAGGGGTGGACATTGCTGTCATGAatagtaatgatgaaaataagtttgagatcgTTTTTTaggaaactttggtaaaaatgtttgcaacttagttatttttttattttctctcaaGGTCAGTCGGGCGTACCTAGTAATTAAGTAGAAAGTCCGACTGCAAAAGTGGAAGGTCACAGACCTCTGACCACCGCTTATTTGAACCCCTGCGTCCAAATTAAAAAGATACGAAAGTTTCGTcttctaattcaaaattgccGCCATCAGCGTGATCAGTTGAACTTACACTGTATATTAATAGACTACTGACGTATATATACGTAGTTGACTAcgtattgacgacaaacaatattcctacgagtTTTGCAATTTGGAAAATCTaaactacttgtctttagagattttcgtcgattaaatatttcatacatttgttctttgtcatcttagccaaaagctaTGGGGATAAGAAACTACATAAGGATTCCTAATGTactctacttcctatgtgcaacttcaaaacttttgggaaaatcgacgatcatttaaggtttttctggtcatattttttgtaatccagaatgaaaagtatgaaaaaactgtccaataagttataaatagtAGCCAGCAAGATGATAACAATGGCACGTATTTTAGCACTTATTGGGTAGCACACAAAtccagggtgctcgcataaggcagcttaactgcctaaaaattACCAGTtggggacagcaacccaacaaccggttgtccaattcatctaaaAACTTCAGGGCAGaaagatattgacttgattcaCAAATTAactccttgtcagatttgctctaaatgctttggtttcagagttatgagccaaaatctacatgttACCCCTGTTCTATTtgtagccgtggcggccattttggttggatggccaggtcaccagacacatttttcaaacaagataccccaaagatgattgttgccaagtttagATTAATTCACAGAggtgaagatttttgtaaaagattactcagatttacgaaaaatggttaaaaattgactgtaaagggcaattactcctaaaattgtcaactgaccatttcggttatgttgacttatttgtaaatctaactttgctgaacattattgctgtttatagtttatctctatctataataatattcaagataataacttaaaaacagcaaaatttcctcaaaattaccaattcagaggcagcaacccaacaacgggttgcccgattcatctgaaaatttcagggcagatagatcttgacctgataatcatttttacccccatgtcgGATTtcctttaaatgctttggtttcagagttatgagccaaaaactacattttatccctgttctatttttagccgtgacGGCCATCGTGTTGGATAGCCGGGTCacaggacacatttttaaactatatatcccaatgatgattgtggccaagtttggttcaatttggcccagtagtttcagaggaaaagatttttgtaaaagctaacgacgacggacgacgccggacgccaagtgatgagaaaagctcacttggccctgtgggccaggtgagctaaaaagagaTGTTATAATATTGCTTAtaaaacaactatccaccaatgTTGACATGAAGTAGATGTAAGGATTAATACCAGGCAACCGAACAGACTTCAACAGTAACAAAAACCCTATGCCTCAAAGTGCGCTATAAAAGGcacgacatgaaaaatatgaaacaattcaattaagaaaactaacgacattatttataacaaaacaatttaacaaaataaatttgataagcATAAACCAGCGAGAACCACAGAACTATAAGATACTGACTTGGGATAGTCACATATAGAATGTAGCGTAAATAAACCTGTTTGCTTACGCTAAATCCTCCTCTTACCTAGGACAGTGCAACataaaaattacatgtataacatgtataacgcTCAGTTGAAAAGGACTTACCTCATCAGATCAAtacaaatctgaaaaaaaacatccAAAACACAGATCGGACATGGCAACGTTATCATACATCccacaaaaaagtaaaaatcagagagtactcacagtaaatgatttaaagcaaaaaagaaataatacaaaaatcatttaGTAGTGTCTAAgtttaaatttacaattattaagtacacatcaacatgcagataattTTGTGTCAAAACTTCATTaacagaaaaacatgaccttgtgcagtGTCAAAATATAGATATCGACAGATGTAGTACCATGAAGAATCTTTCGCCTCTATTTTGTTACACTTAAAGTGTAAAAGACATTAGATTCCGGTGAGAAAGTCCTGCGCAATATcatataatacaaatgtataacacaTTGACTGCCTGATGTCCTTAAATTCATAAACGGATCTGTAATCAATTGTCACTGCTCCTCATCCTcctcaataatattttgtcttgCTTGTTGACGAACTTTTCTTATTATTTCTTCAcacatgtttttaaattttgtcagtTCTTCTAgttgtttacatttaaattctTGTAAGCCCTTTCTGTTCCCttcaattttttctttatcagtttcCAAATTGTCTAATAATGCTTCCCGATTTGCAAATTCCCTTTcaaacatttcttctttttccttTACTAACTTGTCCATGTCATCCTTGAGTTTGTTTCGAATTTCGTCTTCTCTGATCTGCATGCTTCTCTCTGCAGCCTTAAATAAATCGTCAGTATAGTACGTCATTTCCTTCTCAAGCCTGAATTTAGCTATTAAATTGATGAGGCCATGAACCTGAGAAAATCTTTGTTCCATCGgtaatttattattaaatattaccCGACGCTTGTCACAACGATTCATAAACACTTGTAATTCCTGTGGCGCTTTGCTAAGAAAAACTTCAAGATCCATATTCCCAAGTTCATCACCACGTGTAAACACAATGATTACATGAGCCTCCATCTCactttttccaaaatattttaaaaatgtgtctatAGTATTTTTATCTTCTGGTGTAAACCTGTCTAGTCGCATAACAAATAATATAGCATGCAATCCTGGAGCTCCGATGCCGatgcattttttaatttccCTTTCAGTTTTATCGTCTTCTGAATTCGTGTCAAAAACCCAGGAGTATCTATCAACAGAACTTTTCTGCCGTACACATCTACACGTTCATGCTGTGTCTCTGTAGTAACGCTAGCCATACTAGGACCAGATTTGAATGTGTCATCTTTTCCTACGATCATGTTGCAAGTTGCACTTTTTCCAGCACCTGTTTTTCCAATTACAACCACCCTCAATTCTTCCTCTAAAAgcataatgaaaatgaaaaaaaagaagaaaaataataaattttcgTCTTCTTGGTCAATCAACTGTAAGGGATAAAGAAAGAAACTGTCTTTCTTgaaatttgtcatttatttaaaagttctACCAAATATTTTCCAATTACGAGTATAAAGATAAGAAACTGGGTTTAGGAAGGCAATACATTTGTTAATACAATGCCTTAAATATTTCCTTTGCTACAGATCTTAATAATCTTTTGtttgaaatgataaataattgtctttcttaaaatttgtcatttttttaaaagttctacCAAATATTTTCCAATTACGAGCATAAAATGATATATCGAAAATAACAAGAAAGTCGAAATCATTGAGAAATAagcatgttatatttattaccTATAAATTCCTTGCTTTTTTGTCTGGCTACCTTCACCTCAAATTTCTCCAATACAACTTGCGCAAATCTGTGTGCACATGAAGCTAAagaacaaaacacaatataaattaattgttgcgcacaacaaattaaattaacaaaCGAAATAGCGATAGTAGCATTGAAAACTTGTCATACTACAATTTAAAGATTTGTCGTATTGACTTCAAACTATGTTTAGTTCCttaacccattttttttataggcaAATGACACGCACACGCACCGAATTCTTTTAAGCTAATAAACAATATTCTATGTGATATCACATTTAGGACAAGGCTGCTTTTATTATGCGGAGTAGTCTGTCGAAAAGTGgaataaattttgtaacagtatttttattaacataaaatGGTACttagtatttataaaatgtGCTTTTCTGAATTATTGCATCTTCAGTGATACTCAAGGCCAACACAATTGAAAGCTGGT
This Mytilus trossulus isolate FHL-02 chromosome 14, PNRI_Mtr1.1.1.hap1, whole genome shotgun sequence DNA region includes the following protein-coding sequences:
- the LOC134697726 gene encoding GTPase IMAP family member 9-like, with product MEAHVIIVFTRGDELGNMDLEVFLSKAPQELQVFMNRCDKRRVIFNNKLPMEQRFSQVHGLINLIAKFRLEKEMTYYTDDLFKAAERSMQIREDEIRNKLKDDMDKLVKEKEEMFEREFANREALLDNLETDKEKIEGNRKGLQEFKCKQLEELTKFKNMCEEIIRKVRQQARQNIIEEDEEQ
- the LOC134696447 gene encoding GTPase IMAP family member 6-like; this translates as MKFKMCFILFLDDTSNEIEDHNVENQACIPVSMSPVYVGCATDGSVTESSCAHRFAQVVLEKFEVKVARQKSKEFIEEELRVVVIGKTGAGKSATCNMIVGKDDTFKSGPSMASVTTETQHERVDVYGRKVLLIDTPGFLTRIQKTIKLKGKLKNASASELQDCMLYYLLCD